In the genome of Ovis canadensis isolate MfBH-ARS-UI-01 breed Bighorn chromosome 21, ARS-UI_OviCan_v2, whole genome shotgun sequence, the window TCTTAGCAAACAAACTTTCAAGGATTCCTGTGGGATTATGTTTCAAGCTTTCCTGGGCAATAAGGATATAATTTTGTTGACTGCATCTCTCAAAACTTCCTTTACCTTTTCATTCCTTAGACTATAAATGAAGGGGTTCAGAAGAGGGATCATAATTGTGGTGAGGACAGCAGTCACTTTGTCAAATTCCAGGGAATGACTCTGGCTGGGTCTCACATACATGAAGATGTTGCTCCCGTAGGCAATAGAAACGACAGTGATGTGAGAAGCGCAGGTGGAAAAGGCTTTCTGATGCCCTTGGGCCGAGGGGATGCGCAGGATGGTAGAAATGATGTAGGTGTAGGACACGGTGGTGATCACCAGCGAGGTGAGGAGGCTGAGAGAAGACAAGAGGAAGCTTATCATCTCAAGGAAATGGGTGTCTATGCAGGCCACCTGCAGCAGAGGGGCGATGTCACAGAAGAAGTGATTAATCTCCTTATGGCAGAAGGGCAGCCTGGACACCACAATAGTTGGGCAGAGCACTGACAGGAAGGCCCCCACCCAGCAGCCCAGAACCAGCAGGAGACACAGCCTGCTGTTCATGATGATGGTGTAGCGCAAGGGgttacagatggccacatagcggtcaaaGGACATCACCACCAGCAGGATGAACTCCACGGTccccaggaagaagaagaagtaTGTTTGGCTGATGCAGCCTGCAAAAGATATGATTTTCCTGTTTTCTAGGAGACAGGCTAACAGTTTTGGGGTAACCGATGTAGTATATAAAATGTCCAAAAAGGCTAAGTTACTGAGGAAGAAGTATATTGGGGTTTGGAGGCGACTATCAGCCCATATTAGGGAAATGATGACACCATTTCCAGTTAAAGTGAGCAAGTAAGTAAACAAGAGGATCATGAAGAGGAAAATCTGAAGTTTCTGGAGAGCAGGAAAGGCAGTCAGGATAAATTCAGTCACTGCGGTCTGATTCTGCACATCCATTGAGTGCGGTGCAAGGTGGGCAGCATGCtctgagaaaataataaaatataaagatcaAATTCAACTTAAACTTTCAACTGCCAATATCATtgataagacttccctggtggcccagtggtgtaAGAGCCACAGAAgacgtggtttgatccctgggtcgggaagatcctctggagaagggcgtggcaacacactggtattcttgcctggagaatcccgtgaacagaggagcctggcgggctacagtccatggggtcacaaagagtcagacacaactgaagtgacttagcacgcatgaaaTACCATTCATAAAATGCAGCAGAAAAACATCTGAATAGAATTGagtgatttattttcattctgcCTCTTACCCTTGTAAGTGTAGCATCTTAGATAAATTACATGACTTCTTCTAAGCTCAGTATtcttgcatttaaattttttctttgtattaagtTGTCTTCATGGTTCCATAAAACTCTAGTCTtaatgattttgttgttttttatacAACAGTCCTTCCCTTTTCTATTTCACTCCTCCTAAACTTCTATTTTCTTAGCTAAGTTCTGTGCCTTTAAAGAGAAATCTACCTCACTGAGATTTCGGTCACTTTGGAAAATGGAGAGAATGTTAATAAAAGTTGAGTTATTTTTCTCAAAGTTATTTCAAATTTTCAGGTGTTATCTAAATCAAAGAGCAGAAAAATCAAAACTAACCAGGACAGTCAAATGAAAGGAAATCGGCAACGTCTGTTTTCACTTTTGTTATTGATATTGAGTATCCGATGGTACCCAAGTTTTTTTTGATATAATAGTAACTGAGTTCTCCATCAAGgtgtataatttttctttgtttatttctatAATGATAGAAAGTTTTATGTCTACACTCTTATAGAACAAGGaggtcagttatacatattccattatttgcaaaacattttatatattttgaagcacGTTTTCTTGAACATGATCAATGTGTGTCTTTTTATCTTTGCAATTCTACATCTATGGCAGCATCCAGTAGAGTAACTTCCACCTCCCATTTCCCAACTAATTCTTGTAGGTTCTCTCAGAAAGGACTCTGATACCATATATTCTTCTCAGCCATTTGAAGATCAGGTTATTAATAGTAGTGGAAAAAGTGGATGCAGATAGATGGTGTTTGAAGCCCTCAACTTAATCTTTGGATACTGTTCAGCTTTGCTGAGCATTTGTAGCATGTCTATAAAATACAGTTGACTCACTCCTTTGGTGTATAATTTAGTGGCTAATCCTTTAGTTTTAAGTTAAAGCATAGCAAATATAAACCAGTCCTGGGTACTttatagtggctcagtggtaaaagaatccgcctgccaatgaaggaaacacgagagacatggatttgatctctgggtcgggaagatcctctggaggaggaaatggccacccactccagtattcttgcctgggaaatctatggacagatgagcctgatgggctacagtccaggaggctgCAAtaagtcagacccgactgaagttACCGACCATGCACTCACGCATAGATGACTGTGCAATAGATATACTTACATCATATTGATTGTAGAACAGTTGGTATTTTCTTCACTCAGATACATTAAGAACCATGAACTTTGGCTATTCCTACTGCTTTCTGtccattttctttaaattctcttACTGCTTCTATTTGAATTCCATGTAACTCTTAGTTTTAGTCTGAGACTCTTTCCTGTATGATAACACATCCCCTTTTAAGAAACTATATCAAATGGTTTTTCAGTTTTTGCTGAAGTACTTCATCTTCTTCACTTGAATGAAAAATAGAAACGAACCAAGAAAACATAACCTGTCCTTTTATAAACTCTGATTACTTTTCccaattctttttcttattcctgCAGAAAAAAATCTGTCTCAACTTACACTAAGATTAATTCCAAGTGTTATATTATCATTTAatcttatattttatacattcagTAATCTTAATCTTAGAATTTTTCCCTAGGTTTTAAGTAGTATGTATTTTGGAtcacattttccaaaaaaaaaaaaaaaaagtcagaatggTGAGTTTGGTGATGACTCAAGAAATCAAACCCAATGAATTAAGAGCAGGTCCTCCAACTTCTAGTTTAGATCTCTGGCAAGAAGACTGAAAGACTTTCTGACTGAAATCTTTCCAAGTTTCAGGTCCTTTTGTTTCACTTATAGACATGTAAGTTTATGTTTGTTCTGATAATTTCTATGTCTTCTGTGCATCCATTCAGAAACTTGGAGCTATTCAGAATCATAGACTATCAGATTAGATGAGAACTAAAGGGCATATGAGATAGTCTGGTGCTAAAATAATCTGTAATGTCTCTGTTGTCTAATTAAGTGAAACTTACTGTTTCTTAAAGGATCTCATTCTACTTTACTGGTCCTGATTGTTAGAAAATTTCATAATTGTATTGACTTAACTATCTCTCTGaactttcatcttttatttttgtcccTCCTGTTCATTCTTTACCTGTATTGTAACTTGACTTCAGATATATCTACTTAATTTACTTTCTCCTTGTGCATATTAATGTTGTTATGACTGGATGAATGTGATATTTAATGATTCTTTAATTCACTTTTGAAAGTTTGCTTTAGAATGGCTCTAGGGATTCTAGCATAAAAAAGTTTAATTATAAGTAGTGCAGTCCCAGGATGTTAGAAGTGAAGTAACTAGTCACAGAAAGTTAAGGTCCCCTGGGAGACTCTCCtgggtgtttattttatttaaagaaaaacttataGCTCTGCTTAAAGCCTCTGGAAACTAAAAATTtggataaattaaattaaaaaaagttcaTCACATATTAAACTGTTTTTCAAACTGAAACTATTTACATACTATTTACATATTTActgtttacatatatttatttacataaatatatgtctatgtacatattttaaaaaacctgtagattgactatacttcaataaaaaacaatatccattggggaaaatattttattgagctATTATTTATAGACAATGGATAAACTTAAACATATAACTttttgagttttgacaaatgtatgcaTTCATGTAGCCACCACCACCAGTGGATCAATGGTGTGAGGTATTTGCCATTACCTTAAACGTTTATGTCTTTTTGAAGTAAACTGCTGTCTTCTCCCCTTCTTATCCCGTGACAACTATGGATTTGCTTTTTGTCAGTGTAAAGTTTGACTTTCTAGGCTAATATATAAATTCTATATTACAACATATAGCTTTGATTTGTTCCACTTAATCTGATACTTTGAAATTAATTTGAGTGTTTCAGGCACGAGTAGTTTCTTCCTTTGTTGTATTTGAAGATTTATCTACTCTACAGATTGTGTAGCTATATGAGCTTATATATTCACCATGTGATAGACACCTGAATTGTCTTCAATTATTTGTTATTGTGAATTAAGCTTCTCTGAACATTTGAGTTTATGCTTTTGgtgaatatttgttttcatttctcttggacatGTTCCTAGGAGTAGAATTACGCTATTGTTTGGTAAGCATATGTTTAACTATACCAGAAGCTGACAAAGTGTTTTCCAGAGTTGATGTACTGTTTTCCTTTCTACTAGCCATGTGTGTGAGTACCATAGTTCCACATCCTTGCTAATACTTGGTGttgtaaaactttatttttagccATTAGATCATATATAGTGGAATCATCCAATTAATTTTTGCTTTAGCTTTATTGAAGAATACTTGACAAAATTGTATGTAAAGTGTGCTATGTGATGGTATGACATATGTGTATTTGTGAAAAGACCATCAAAGAGGTTAAGTATTAACACATCCTTCACCTTGAGTGTGTGTGTTattgcttcactcatgtctgactccgtgtgaccccaaggaccatagcccaccaggctcctctgcccatgggattctccaggcaagaatactggagtgggttgccatgccctccttcaggggatcttcttacccagggatcgaatccatgtctcttaagtctcctgagttggcaggcgggttctttaccactagtgccacctgggaagataccTCCTTCGCCTTACATAGTTAcagttattactgttattatttttctggCGAGAGTGCTTAACATCTCCCTTAGTAAATTTCAAGCATgcaatacagtgttattaactatagtcaccatgctgtgcatTAGATAACTGGAGCTTATTTGTCTTGTAACTGAAGGTTTCTAGCCTTTGACCAGTGTCTCTCCATCTACCTGTTTCCCTCAGGTACTGTTCACCACCATTCTACTGTTCGTTTACATgagctagatttttaaaattctgtataaaactgagatcatgcagtttaaaaatttttctctttctggcaaaTTTCACTTAGTACTTAGCATGTCCTCTagtttcatctatgttgtagcaaatgtcaggattttctttttaaagggtgAATAAATAATATACCATTGCATACACATATGTTTAATCTTCTTTCTCTGTTCACTCATCATTGGACTCTTAgctgtttccatatctttactatttttttaaatagttttttattttttaaattttaaaatctttaattcttacatgagttcccaaacatgaactcccctcccacctccctccccataacatctctctgggtcatccccatgcaccagccccaagcatgctgtatcctgcgtcagacatagactggcgattcaattcttacatgatagtatacatgttagagtgccattctcccaaatcatcccaccctctccctctgagtccaaaagtccgttatacacatctgtgtctttttcctgtcttgcttacagcgtcatcattgccatcttcctaaattccatatatatgtgttagtatactgtattggtgtttttctttctggcttacttcactctgtataatcggctccagtttcatccatctcagcagaactgattcaaatgaattctttttaacggctgagtaatactccattgtgtatatgtaccacagctttcttatccattcatctgcggatggacatctaggttgtttccatgtcctggctattataaacagtgctgcgatgaacattggggtacatgtgtctctttccattctggtttcctcggtgtgtatgcccagcagtgggattgctgggtcatacggtagttctatttgcaattttttaaggaatctccacactgttctccatagtggctgtactagtttgcattcccaccaacagtgtaggagggttcccttttctccacaccctctccagcatttattgcttgcagatttttggatcgcagccattctgactggtgtgaagtggtacctcattgtggttttgatttgcatttctctaataatgagtgatgttgagcatcttttcatgtgtttgttagccatctgtatgtcttctttggagaagtgtctatttagtaaaagttgcaggatataaaatcaacacacagaaatcccttgcattcctatacacgaataatgagaaaatagaaaaagaaa includes:
- the LOC138427155 gene encoding olfactory receptor 6M1-like yields the protein MDVQNQTAVTEFILTAFPALQKLQIFLFMILLFTYLLTLTGNGVIISLIWADSRLQTPIYFFLSNLAFLDILYTTSVTPKLLACLLENRKIISFAGCISQTYFFFFLGTVEFILLVVMSFDRYVAICNPLRYTIIMNSRLCLLLVLGCWVGAFLSVLCPTIVVSRLPFCHKEINHFFCDIAPLLQVACIDTHFLEMISFLLSSLSLLTSLVITTVSYTYIISTILRIPSAQGHQKAFSTCASHITVVSIAYGSNIFMYVRPSQSHSLEFDKVTAVLTTIMIPLLNPFIYSLRNEKVKEVLRDAVNKIISLLPRKA